In one Hymenobacter sp. DG25B genomic region, the following are encoded:
- a CDS encoding helix-turn-helix domain-containing protein gives MNNPFELINARLNNLEALTLEALQHLRSAPPAAAAVGGIELAQEVTRLSKPRIYALVSARAIPHSKRGNKLYFNRTELVAWLEEGRRAITR, from the coding sequence ATGAACAACCCTTTTGAACTTATCAATGCCCGGTTAAATAACCTGGAGGCCTTGACGCTGGAAGCCCTGCAACATCTGCGCAGTGCTCCTCCTGCCGCTGCGGCAGTGGGAGGCATTGAATTAGCCCAAGAAGTAACTCGGCTGAGCAAGCCTCGCATTTATGCACTCGTATCTGCACGAGCTATTCCGCACAGCAAAAGAGGCAACAAACTTTACTTCAACCGTACCGAGTTGGTCGCATGGTTAGAAGAAGGCAGGCGTGCCATCACTAGGTAG